The genomic DNA GATTTGATAGTGCTAAGAAACAAATTTTCATATTTAATACAAAAACAAAGTAATAGCCATCAGGTGTATTATGATGGATAGCATTATATTTGCCGGCAATAATCCGTGGAAAAACACCTCCATATCATTTCCTTCGACATACCTTATCCCGCAAACTACGGAGGAGTAATTGATGTGTTCTATAAAATAAAAGCACTGTCGGCTATAGGTATAAAAATCCATTTGCATTGCTTTGAGTATAACCGAGCTCCACATGCCATATTAAATGAGCTATGCACCGTGGTGCATTACTATCCTCGAAATACCGCGCGCAGCAAGCTTTTTAACAGGCAACCTTACATTGTGGTATCGCGCACCTCAGATGATTTAATAAAAAACTTATTACATGACGATTATCCTATCTTGATGGAAGGACTTCACTCTACCTTTATACTCAATGATGAACGGCTTGC from Bacteroidota bacterium includes the following:
- a CDS encoding mannosyltransferase; the protein is MEKHLHIISFDIPYPANYGGVIDVFYKIKALSAIGIKIHLHCFEYNRAPHAILNELCTVVHYYPRNTARSKLFNRQPYIVVSRTSDDLIKNLLHDDYPILMEGLHSTFILNDERLA